One genomic region from Argentina anserina chromosome 2, drPotAnse1.1, whole genome shotgun sequence encodes:
- the LOC126784123 gene encoding uncharacterized protein LOC126784123 translates to MSIDKSWMQLKLSDPKYFNGVASFMEFAISHALDSDGKVRCPCRDDKNTDRFVPTTVQRHLLYRGFMEDYIVWDKHGEKEDSDSSVAGDSENYNDGDISAGFDQCDDVQDLIEECIQQDPNRDAQKFYKLLDESEVPLYPGCEKYSNLSFTINLMHIKSTGNMSNKAFDQLLKLLKEAFPMCDKLPTSNYRAKKIVEELGLHYERIDACKNDCVIYYGDLVDAKSCPTCKLSRWKTPSTTTKKKGEKSKKIPWKVLRYFPITSRLQRLFMSSKTAPDMRWHFEDRVKDGVLRHPSDAEAWKSFD, encoded by the coding sequence ATGTCAATTGATAAATCATGGATGCAATTGAAATTATCAGATCCAAAATACTTCAATGGAGTAGCAAGTTTCATGGAATTTGCTATTAGTCATGCTCTAGACTCAGATGGAAAAGTAAGGTGTCCTTGTAGAGATGATAAAAACACAGATAGATTTGTTCCAACAACAGTACAACGACATCTTCTGTACAGAGGTTTTATGGAGGACTATATAGTATGGGACAAACATGGGGAGAAGGAAGATAGTGATAGCAGTGTAGCAGGTGATAGCGAGAACTACAATGACGGTGATATTTCTGCGGGTTTTGATCAGTGTGATGATGTGCAAGACCTTATAGAAGAGTGTATCCAACAAGATCCCAACAGAGATGCACAAAAGTTCTATAAACTGTTGGATGAGTCGGAGGTGCCGTTATATCCCGGGTGCGAAAAATATTCCAACTTATCCTTCACTATTAACTTGATGCACATTAAGAGTACTGGAAACATGAGTAACAAAGCATTTGACCAGCTATTGAAGTTGTTGAAAGAAGCATTCCCAATGTGTGACAAACTACCAACTTCAAACTATAGAGCGAAGAAGATTGTTGAAGAGCTCGGACTTCATTATGAGAGGATTGACGCATGCAAAAATGATTGTGTAATATATTACGGGGATCTTGTAGATGCAAAATCATGTCCTACGTGCAAACTTTCAAGGTGGAAGACACCAAGCACCACcacaaagaaaaagggggaaAAGTCGAAAAAGATTCCGTGGAAAGTTTTGCGTTATTTTCCTATCACATCAAGGCTTCAACGACTATTTATGTCATCTAAGACAGCTCCAGATATGAGGTGGCATTTCGAGGATCGTGTGAAAGATGGTGTTTTACGGCATCCATCAGATGCAGAGGCTTGGAaatcatttgattaa